From the Bos indicus x Bos taurus breed Angus x Brahman F1 hybrid unplaced genomic scaffold, Bos_hybrid_MaternalHap_v2.0 tig00000169_arrow_arrow_obj, whole genome shotgun sequence genome, one window contains:
- the LOC113888612 gene encoding interferon alpha-H-like, which translates to MAPAWSFLLALLLLSCNAICSLDCHLPHTHSLPNRRVLTLLRQLRRVSPSSCLQDRNDFSFPQEALHGSQLQKAQAISVLHEVTQHTFQLFSTEGLAAVWDQSLLDKLRAALDQQLTDLQACLRQEEGLRGAPLLKEDSSLAVRKYFHRLTLYLQEKRHSPCAWEVVRAQVMRAFSSSTNLQERFRRKD; encoded by the coding sequence ATGGCCCCAGCCTGGTCCTTCctcctggccctgctgctgctcagCTGCAACGCCATCTGCTCTCTGGACTGCCACCTGCCTCACACCCACAGCCTGCCCAACAGGAGGGTCCTGACACTCCTGCGACAACTGAGGAgggtctccccttcctcctgcctgcagGACAGAAATGACTTCTCATTCCCCCAGGAGGCGCTGCATGGCAGCCAGTTGCAGAAGGCTCAGGCCATCTCTGTGCTCCACGAGGTGACCCAGCACACCTTCCAGCTCTTCAGCACAGAGGGCTTGGCTGCTGTGTGGGACCAGAGCCTCCTCGACAAGCTCCGCGCTGCACTGGATCAGCAGCTCACTGACCTGCAAGCCTgtctgaggcaggaggaggggctgcGAGGGGCTCCCCTGCTCAAGGAGGACTCCAGCCTGGCTGTGAGGAAATACTTCCACAGACTCACTCTCTATCTGCAAGAGAAGAGACACAGCCCTTGTGCCTGGGAGGTTGTCAGAGCACAAGTCATGAGAGCCTTCTCTTCCTCAACCAACTTGCAGGAGAGATTCAGGAGAAAGGACTGA
- the LOC113888611 gene encoding interferon omega-1-like: protein MAFLLSLLMALVLVSYGPGGSLGCDLSQNHVLVGRQNLRLLGQMRRLSPRFCLQDRKDFAFPQEMVEGGQLQEPQAISVLHEMLQQTFNLFHTERSSAAWDTTLLEQLRTGLHQQLDDLDACLGQVMGEEDSALGRMGPTLAVKRYFHGIHVYLRKKEYSDCAWEIVRLEIMRSFSSSTSLQERLRMMDGDLNSP, encoded by the coding sequence ATGGCCTTCCTGCTCTCTCTACTGATGGCCCTGGTGCTGGTCAGCTATGGCCCGGGAGGATCCCTGGGCTGTGACCTGTCTCAGAACCACGTGCTGGTTGGCAGGCAGAACCTCAGGCTCCTGGGCCAAATGAGGAGACTCTCCCCTCGCTTCTGTCTGCAGGACAGAAAAGACTTCGCTTTCCCCCAGGAAATGGTGGAGGGCGGCCAGCTCCAGGAGCCCCAGGCCATCTCTGTGCTCCACGAGATGCTCCAGCAGACCTTCAACCTCTTCCACACAGAGCGCTCCTCTGCTGCCTGGGACACCACCCTCCTGGAACAGCTCCGCACTGGACTCCATCAGCAGCTGGACGACCTGGATGCCTGCCTGGGGCAGGTGATGGGAGAGGAAGACTCTGCCCTGGGAAGGATGGGCCCCACACTGGCCGTGAAGAGGTACTTCCACGGAATCCATGTCTACCTGAGAAAGAAGGAATACAGCGACTGTGCCTGGGAAATCGTCAGACTAGAAATCATGAGATCCTTCTCTTCATCAACCAGCTTGCAAGAAAGGTTAAGAATGATGGATGGAGACCTTAACTCACCTTGA